Proteins encoded together in one bacterium window:
- a CDS encoding DUF3006 domain-containing protein, whose protein sequence is MSGERLEESPQGRLEEHRVVVDRFEGDLAVVEVDGDRFLDLPRWLLPPGTREDDVVALTIRVSPDGSVTCTARVDAGATAAARAEAERLIERLRQKDPGGDIVL, encoded by the coding sequence ATGAGCGGGGAGCGCCTGGAGGAGAGCCCGCAGGGCCGCCTGGAGGAGCACCGGGTCGTGGTGGACCGGTTCGAGGGAGACCTGGCCGTCGTCGAGGTGGACGGCGACCGGTTCCTGGACCTGCCGCGGTGGTTGCTTCCGCCCGGCACCCGCGAGGACGACGTCGTCGCTCTCACGATCCGCGTCTCACCCGATGGCTCCGTGACGTGCACCGCCCGCGTGGATGCAGGGGCGACCGCGGCGGCGCGGGCGGAGGCGGAGCGCCTCATCGAGCGGCTCAGGCAGAAGGATCCGGGCGGCGACATCGTCCTGTGA
- the add gene encoding adenosine deaminase: MIPVTRELLERLPKTDLHVHLDGSLRPETMVELAREQGVELPTMDPEELRDYMHVKDAHSLVDYLARFDVTLRVMQTPDALERIAYELAEDAARENVRYMEVRFSPILHTEKGMPVTEAVEAPLRGLRRAEQDFDIRTGLIICGIRNMSPETSRDLADLTVAFKNRGVVAFDLAGAEYNYPAKKHKDAFYTVINRNIATTIHAGEAYGPESIHQALHYCKANRIGHGTRLFEDPDLMQYVNDFRIPLEICLTSNVQTRAVPSFEEHPLRLYYDEGLVVTLNTDNRLMSATTVTEEYWRAHKYLGFTWEELCDIAVMGFQSAFLHWQEKVAMVESVKREIAALTAEAEAALSAAPGR; encoded by the coding sequence ATGATCCCGGTGACCCGAGAGTTGCTCGAGAGACTGCCCAAGACCGACCTGCACGTCCACCTGGACGGCTCGCTCCGACCCGAGACGATGGTGGAGCTGGCCCGGGAACAGGGGGTCGAGCTGCCGACGATGGATCCCGAGGAGCTGCGCGACTACATGCACGTGAAGGACGCGCACTCGCTCGTGGACTACCTTGCCCGGTTCGACGTCACGCTCCGCGTGATGCAGACCCCGGACGCGCTCGAGCGCATCGCGTACGAGCTGGCCGAGGACGCCGCGCGGGAGAACGTCCGTTACATGGAGGTCCGCTTTTCGCCGATCCTCCACACCGAGAAAGGAATGCCGGTGACGGAGGCGGTCGAAGCGCCGCTGCGCGGATTGCGCCGTGCCGAGCAGGACTTCGACATCCGCACAGGACTCATCATCTGCGGCATCCGCAACATGAGCCCTGAGACGTCCCGCGACCTCGCGGATCTGACCGTGGCCTTCAAGAACCGTGGGGTCGTCGCCTTCGACCTCGCTGGCGCCGAATACAACTACCCGGCCAAGAAGCACAAGGACGCGTTCTACACGGTGATCAACCGGAACATCGCCACGACGATCCACGCGGGCGAGGCCTACGGGCCGGAGTCGATCCATCAGGCGCTGCACTACTGCAAGGCGAACCGCATCGGCCACGGCACGCGTCTGTTCGAGGACCCGGACCTCATGCAGTACGTCAACGACTTCCGCATCCCGCTGGAGATCTGCCTCACCTCGAACGTCCAGACTCGTGCGGTCCCGAGCTTCGAGGAGCACCCGCTCCGGCTCTACTACGACGAAGGCCTGGTGGTCACGCTCAACACGGACAACCGGCTGATGAGCGCCACCACGGTGACCGAGGAGTACTGGCGCGCGCACAAGTACCTCGGCTTCACGTGGGAAGAGCTGTGTGACATCGCGGTGATGGGGTTCCAGAGCGCGTTCCTGCACTGGCAGGAGAAGGTGGCGATGGTGGAGTCGGTGAAGCGTGAGATCGCGGCGTTGACCGCCGAGGCGGAGGCGGCGCTCTCGGCCGCGCCGGGCCGCTGA